One Streptomyces coeruleorubidus DNA segment encodes these proteins:
- a CDS encoding NAD-dependent malic enzyme produces MDQPMNQHPRTTTSPAVTTLADPLVNKGTAFSRQERAELGLDGLLPPAVETLDEQVARAYEAFHGYDKPLNRHIYLRQLQDTNEVLFYRLVTEYLEELLPVVYTPTVGEACQRFSEIYRRPRGLFLTWEDRHRFRNILRNRPHRDKDVDVIVVTDGQRILGLGDQGVGGMGIPIGKLSLYTAIGGIHPARTLPVLLDVGTDNEDLLRNPRYLGRRAPRLTGAEYDEMIEAFVSAVEAELPGTLLQWEDFATAHAHPILARYRDRLLTFNDDIQGTAAVTLGALSTAANVSGTPLSEQRLVILGAGSAAIGVADMIRTAMIEEGLSEDEATARFWILDVDGLLVRSRTELTPQQRTFARDDNEVTGWDGTGLGEVVRRVEPTALIGLSTAHGAFTEEIVRQMASTCERPVIFPLSNPTSHSEAEPADLTRWTDGRALIATGSPFPPLTVDGHEVPVAQSNNVYVFPAMGLAVTASRATRVTDRMMVAAARAVAECAVRAAHGEDGPVPLLPPLTGMRESAREIALAAALAAVEDGVAPRATEAELREAIAKTQWTPRYEA; encoded by the coding sequence ATGGACCAGCCGATGAACCAGCACCCCCGCACGACCACCAGCCCCGCCGTCACGACCCTGGCCGATCCGCTGGTCAACAAGGGCACCGCCTTCAGCCGGCAGGAGCGCGCGGAGCTCGGTCTCGACGGGCTGCTGCCGCCCGCCGTGGAGACCCTGGACGAGCAGGTCGCGCGCGCCTACGAGGCGTTCCACGGCTACGACAAGCCCCTCAACCGGCACATCTATCTGCGTCAGCTCCAGGACACCAACGAGGTGCTCTTCTACCGTCTGGTCACCGAGTACCTGGAGGAGCTGCTGCCCGTCGTATACACGCCGACGGTGGGTGAGGCCTGTCAGCGTTTCAGCGAGATCTACCGGCGGCCGCGCGGGCTGTTCCTGACGTGGGAGGACCGGCACCGCTTCCGGAACATCCTGCGCAACCGCCCGCACCGCGACAAGGACGTGGACGTCATCGTCGTCACCGACGGGCAGCGCATCCTCGGCCTGGGCGACCAGGGCGTCGGCGGGATGGGCATCCCCATCGGCAAGCTCAGCCTCTACACGGCGATCGGCGGCATCCACCCCGCCCGCACCCTGCCGGTCCTGCTGGACGTCGGCACCGACAACGAGGACCTGCTCCGCAATCCGCGCTACCTCGGCCGGCGCGCCCCCAGGCTGACCGGCGCCGAGTACGACGAGATGATCGAGGCCTTCGTGTCGGCGGTCGAGGCGGAGCTTCCCGGGACGCTGCTCCAGTGGGAGGACTTCGCCACCGCCCACGCCCATCCCATCCTCGCGCGCTACCGGGACCGGCTGCTCACCTTCAACGACGACATCCAGGGCACGGCGGCCGTCACGCTCGGTGCCCTGTCCACCGCGGCGAACGTGTCCGGCACTCCGCTGTCCGAGCAGCGCCTGGTGATCCTGGGGGCGGGGTCGGCGGCCATCGGTGTCGCCGACATGATCCGGACGGCCATGATCGAGGAGGGTCTGTCCGAGGACGAGGCCACGGCACGGTTCTGGATCCTCGACGTCGACGGCCTGCTGGTGCGGTCGCGCACGGAACTGACCCCGCAGCAGCGGACGTTCGCGCGCGACGACAACGAGGTGACCGGCTGGGACGGCACCGGCCTCGGCGAGGTGGTGCGCCGCGTCGAGCCGACGGCGCTCATCGGGCTGTCGACCGCTCATGGCGCGTTCACCGAGGAGATCGTGCGGCAGATGGCCTCGACCTGCGAACGGCCCGTCATCTTCCCGCTCTCCAACCCCACCTCCCACTCCGAGGCCGAGCCCGCCGACCTCACCCGCTGGACAGACGGCCGCGCGCTGATCGCCACCGGCTCGCCCTTCCCGCCGCTGACGGTGGACGGGCACGAGGTGCCCGTGGCGCAGTCGAACAACGTGTACGTCTTCCCGGCCATGGGGCTCGCGGTGACCGCGAGCCGCGCCACGCGCGTCACCGACCGCATGATGGTGGCCGCCGCCCGGGCCGTCGCCGAGTGCGCGGTACGGGCCGCGCACGGCGAGGACGGTCCCGTGCCGCTGCTGCCGCCCCTGACCGGGATGCGCGAGTCCGCTCGCGAGATCGCCCTGGCCGCGGCACTCGCCGCCGTCGAGGACGGGGTGGCCCCGCGGGCGACGGAGGCGGAACTGCGCGAGGCGATCGCGAAGACGCAGTGGACACCGCGGTACGAGGCCTAG
- a CDS encoding DUF6069 family protein, producing the protein MSVTIPQTQVRTESHTPGFLSTRPVWLVGVLATLAGAVVTEAFALVARAAGVPMEAASPGAEEAAEIPVGGFVGGVLFWGVAGIVLAVVLARWAQRPARTFAVTTVVLTALSLAGPAVAPHTATSTQIVLAASHVVAAAVIIPWWHGGCPTCRGDALDSPHPDTGPSRSPPTGRRRVRAAVPRGSPLELLARRRGQRYAQAHRGAGVRRAVGVPGDFQWQDGPAAPRRAAWTWPGWPASRRRRFRGCSAGSRTSPTRCTAGCWRRPGNSATG; encoded by the coding sequence ATGAGCGTGACGATCCCTCAGACGCAGGTCCGGACCGAGTCCCACACCCCCGGCTTCCTTTCCACCCGCCCCGTATGGCTGGTCGGCGTCCTGGCGACGCTCGCCGGTGCCGTCGTGACGGAGGCGTTCGCGCTCGTCGCCCGGGCCGCGGGCGTCCCGATGGAGGCGGCCAGCCCCGGGGCCGAGGAAGCCGCGGAGATCCCCGTCGGCGGCTTCGTCGGCGGCGTGCTGTTCTGGGGGGTCGCCGGGATCGTCCTGGCCGTGGTGCTCGCCCGCTGGGCACAGCGGCCCGCCCGCACCTTCGCCGTGACCACCGTCGTCCTCACCGCACTGTCCCTCGCCGGGCCGGCCGTCGCCCCGCACACGGCCACGTCCACCCAGATCGTCCTCGCCGCCTCCCATGTGGTGGCCGCCGCGGTGATCATCCCCTGGTGGCACGGCGGCTGTCCCACGTGCAGAGGTGACGCCCTCGACTCCCCGCATCCCGACACCGGCCCGTCGCGCTCACCGCCGACGGGCCGTCGTCGTGTGCGTGCCGCTGTCCCTCGCGGCAGCCCCCTTGAGCTACTCGCCCGACGGCGCGGTCAGCGGTACGCCCAGGCCCACCGCGGTGCCGGGGTTCGGCGTGCCGTCGGCGTTCCAGGTGACTTCCAGTGGCAGGACGGGCCGGCGGCCCCGCGCCGCGCAGCGTGGACGTGGCCCGGCTGGCCGGCGTCTCGCAGAAGACGGTTTCGAGGGTGCTCAGCGGGGAGCCGTACGTCTCCGACGAGGTGCACCGCCGGGTGCTGGAGGCGGCCGGGGAACTCGGCTACCGGCTGA
- a CDS encoding PP2C family protein-serine/threonine phosphatase encodes MTHTRDLGDDHWAVRPFKNRVAGARASARRRAFAQLAAGIPVLPVVIVTVIVLVDLVGGAGMIWLPLLAAGPALAATTNGPRGVLSVGLLAVALGATLGIRDGIPGRELAAVLSALVAVTLASGLAGVLRGRRERVLAAVRSVAETAQHALLKPVPSTVGPFQVAVRYSAAAAEARIGGDLYALIPTPHGVRLIVGDVRGKGLPAVGTAALVLGVFREAAHDEPDLLAVVDRIERSLARNLGHDDFVTAVVAGYPQAGHLEVVNCGHTPPLLVRACGSVTPVEPAHPSPPLGLRALTGHAPSLHKLPFDEGDQLLLYTDGVTEARDHGRAFYPLAEGLERHVSHEPARTLDALHDELLAHVGGRLHDDAALLLIRKPAASEAGVPAEVTASGAAPEVRCYL; translated from the coding sequence ATGACCCACACCCGAGACCTTGGTGACGACCACTGGGCCGTACGGCCGTTCAAGAACCGAGTGGCCGGTGCCCGGGCCTCGGCCCGCAGACGCGCATTCGCGCAGCTGGCCGCCGGTATACCCGTCCTGCCCGTAGTGATCGTCACCGTCATCGTGCTCGTCGACCTCGTCGGCGGAGCCGGGATGATCTGGCTGCCCCTGCTCGCGGCCGGACCGGCCCTCGCTGCCACGACCAACGGGCCGCGCGGGGTCCTCTCGGTCGGCCTCCTCGCCGTCGCACTCGGCGCGACGCTCGGCATCCGGGACGGTATCCCGGGCCGGGAACTGGCCGCCGTACTGTCCGCCCTCGTGGCCGTCACCCTCGCGAGCGGCCTGGCCGGCGTCCTGCGGGGGCGCCGGGAGCGGGTGCTCGCGGCCGTCCGCTCGGTCGCGGAGACCGCCCAGCACGCGCTGCTCAAGCCCGTGCCGTCGACCGTCGGACCGTTCCAGGTGGCCGTCCGCTACAGCGCCGCGGCGGCCGAGGCCCGTATCGGCGGGGACCTCTACGCCCTGATACCCACCCCGCACGGGGTGCGGCTGATCGTCGGCGATGTGCGCGGCAAGGGGCTGCCCGCCGTGGGGACCGCCGCGCTGGTGCTCGGTGTCTTCAGGGAGGCCGCCCACGACGAGCCCGATCTCCTCGCCGTGGTCGACAGGATCGAGCGGAGCCTGGCGCGCAACCTCGGTCACGACGACTTCGTCACGGCCGTGGTCGCCGGATACCCGCAGGCCGGGCATCTGGAGGTGGTGAACTGCGGGCACACGCCGCCGCTGCTGGTGCGTGCCTGCGGGAGCGTCACGCCCGTGGAGCCCGCCCATCCGTCACCGCCTCTCGGACTGCGCGCCCTCACCGGTCACGCGCCCAGCCTCCACAAGCTTCCCTTCGACGAAGGTGACCAGCTGCTGCTCTACACCGACGGTGTCACCGAAGCCCGGGACCACGGGCGGGCCTTCTATCCGCTCGCCGAAGGACTGGAGCGCCACGTGTCCCACGAGCCGGCCCGCACTCTCGACGCGCTCCACGACGAGCTGCTGGCCCATGTGGGCGGCCGGCTGCACGACGACGCGGCGCTGCTCCTGATCCGCAAACCGGCCGCGTCCGAAGCGGGCGTGCCCGCCGAGGTGACCGCTTCCGGCGCGGCTCCCGAGGTGCGGTGCTACCTGTGA
- a CDS encoding carbohydrate ABC transporter permease, with product MKQSTYPPARRPALDRDGGAATAAPPPAGPAPRRRPASQQWAAWAFLAPVTLYLVLFYAYPLYRNLDLSLRNYTVRSFVQGNAPFTGLENYTKILDDPTFTPALLHTVVFTAVCLVFQYAIGLALAVFFHQHFRLSATLRALFLVPWLLPLIVSASTWSWMLNSDSGIVNALLSTIGIGPVNWLTSPSWSLTSVIIANIWIGVPFNLVVLHSGLQSIPAGLYEAAALDGANAWQRFWRITFPLLRPVSAITLLLGLVYTLKVFDIIWIMTKGGPADSSTTFATWSYQLGFGNLLPAFGPGAAVGNLLVVAALVFGLVYIRVQRKQALS from the coding sequence ATGAAGCAGTCGACATATCCGCCGGCCCGCCGGCCCGCGCTCGACCGGGACGGCGGGGCGGCCACCGCCGCCCCGCCCCCGGCCGGTCCCGCGCCGCGTCGCCGCCCGGCCTCCCAGCAGTGGGCCGCCTGGGCCTTCCTCGCCCCGGTCACCCTCTACCTCGTCCTCTTCTACGCCTATCCCCTCTACCGCAACCTCGACCTGAGCCTGCGCAACTACACGGTCCGCTCCTTCGTCCAGGGCAACGCGCCCTTCACGGGCCTGGAGAACTACACGAAGATCCTCGACGACCCGACGTTCACCCCGGCCCTGCTCCACACCGTGGTGTTCACGGCCGTGTGCCTGGTCTTCCAGTACGCCATCGGCCTGGCCCTCGCGGTCTTCTTCCACCAGCACTTCCGGCTGTCGGCGACCCTGCGCGCCCTGTTCCTGGTGCCGTGGCTGCTGCCGCTGATCGTGTCGGCCTCGACCTGGTCGTGGATGCTCAACAGCGACTCCGGCATCGTCAACGCCCTGCTGAGCACCATCGGTATCGGCCCGGTGAACTGGCTGACCTCACCGTCCTGGTCGCTCACCTCGGTGATCATCGCGAACATCTGGATCGGCGTCCCCTTCAACCTGGTCGTGCTCCACAGCGGCCTGCAGTCCATCCCCGCCGGCCTGTACGAGGCCGCGGCGCTGGACGGGGCGAACGCCTGGCAGCGCTTCTGGCGCATCACCTTCCCGCTGCTGCGCCCGGTGTCCGCGATCACCCTGCTGCTGGGCCTGGTCTACACGCTCAAGGTCTTCGACATCATCTGGATCATGACCAAGGGCGGCCCGGCGGACTCCTCCACCACCTTCGCCACCTGGTCCTACCAGCTCGGCTTCGGCAACCTCCTGCCCGCCTTCGGACCCGGAGCGGCCGTCGGCAACCTGCTCGTCGTCGCCGCCCTGGTCTTCGGCCTCGTCTACATCCGGGTCCAGCGAAAGCAGGCGCTGTCATGA
- a CDS encoding carbohydrate ABC transporter permease yields the protein MNRSPSRTSWKTAIGLLLTAIMLFPVYWMLNVSFTRDQDMRKSPPDLLPLNGTLAGYRTVLDEQLPYLATSLVIGLGTVVLTVALAAPAGYALAKLRPRGGGVLGFLFLVAQMIPGIIMAMGFYAIYLQLGLLQSVPGLIVADSTLAVPFAVLIFTAFMSGIPGELLQAATMDGAGPLTTFRSIVLPMSRNAVVTVSLFAFLWSWSDFVFASTLAGGGAHEPITLGIYHYIGNNNQEWNAIMATAVVASLPATVILVLAQRYVAAGVTAGAVKD from the coding sequence ATGAACCGAAGCCCCAGCCGCACGTCGTGGAAGACGGCCATCGGGCTGCTGCTGACCGCGATCATGCTCTTCCCGGTGTACTGGATGCTCAACGTGTCCTTCACCCGCGACCAGGACATGCGCAAGAGCCCGCCGGACCTGCTGCCGCTGAACGGCACCCTGGCCGGTTACCGCACCGTCCTGGACGAGCAGTTGCCCTACCTCGCCACCAGCCTCGTCATAGGCCTGGGCACCGTCGTCCTGACCGTCGCCCTCGCCGCACCCGCCGGCTACGCCCTGGCCAAACTGCGCCCGCGCGGCGGCGGCGTGCTCGGCTTCCTCTTCCTGGTCGCCCAGATGATCCCCGGCATCATCATGGCGATGGGCTTCTACGCCATCTACCTCCAGCTCGGCCTGCTCCAGTCCGTGCCCGGCCTGATCGTCGCCGACTCCACCCTGGCCGTCCCCTTCGCCGTCCTCATCTTCACCGCGTTCATGTCCGGCATCCCCGGCGAACTGCTCCAGGCCGCGACGATGGACGGCGCCGGGCCCCTGACCACCTTCCGGTCCATCGTCCTGCCGATGAGCCGCAACGCCGTCGTCACGGTGTCCCTGTTCGCGTTCCTGTGGTCCTGGTCCGACTTCGTCTTCGCCAGCACCCTGGCGGGCGGCGGCGCCCACGAGCCGATCACCCTCGGCATCTACCACTACATCGGCAACAACAACCAGGAGTGGAACGCCATCATGGCCACCGCCGTCGTGGCCTCACTGCCCGCCACGGTGATCCTCGTCCTCGCCCAGCGCTACGTCGCCGCCGGTGTGACCGCCGGAGCCGTCAAGGACTGA
- a CDS encoding NAD(P)/FAD-dependent oxidoreductase gives MAGAAAREFEPALSSRVDAAVRLHGQRHLDPGAFVLASADAVRGRGGKIVTGLEVTRVRDLGTGVVALARDGTSVHADAAVLAPGAWLGRLAAPFGVRTPVQSGRGYSFSLPPGGLPTRPTYFAERRVVCTPLGDRVRVVGMMEFTAPDRPAGPRRIEAIVNSVRDLLPSAGLTHRTDEWAGPRPCTADGLPMVGPTRSPRGHVCGGHGMWGIALGPLSGKLLAESIVTGRRAAELTALHPLR, from the coding sequence GTGGCGGGGGCGGCGGCGCGCGAGTTCGAGCCCGCGCTCTCGTCGCGAGTCGACGCGGCCGTGCGGCTGCACGGCCAGCGTCACCTCGACCCGGGGGCGTTCGTCTTGGCGTCGGCCGACGCGGTCCGCGGCCGGGGCGGGAAGATCGTCACGGGCCTGGAGGTCACCCGTGTACGGGACCTGGGCACCGGGGTCGTCGCCCTCGCCCGGGACGGCACGTCCGTGCATGCCGACGCGGCCGTCCTCGCCCCCGGAGCCTGGCTCGGCCGACTGGCCGCGCCCTTCGGTGTGCGCACCCCGGTGCAGTCCGGACGCGGCTACAGCTTCTCCCTGCCTCCGGGCGGGCTGCCCACCCGGCCCACGTACTTCGCCGAGCGGCGAGTGGTCTGCACACCGCTCGGGGACCGGGTGCGGGTGGTGGGAATGATGGAGTTCACGGCACCCGACCGCCCTGCCGGCCCCCGCCGTATCGAGGCGATCGTCAACTCGGTCCGTGATCTGCTCCCTTCGGCCGGCCTCACCCACCGCACCGACGAGTGGGCCGGCCCCCGCCCGTGCACGGCCGACGGCCTGCCCATGGTCGGCCCGACCCGCTCGCCCCGGGGCCACGTCTGCGGGGGCCACGGCATGTGGGGCATCGCCCTGGGCCCCCTCAGCGGCAAGTTGCTGGCGGAGTCGATCGTCACGGGCCGCCGGGCGGCCGAGTTGACGGCGCTGCATCCGCTGCGGTGA
- a CDS encoding LacI family DNA-binding transcriptional regulator, producing the protein MNIGEIARRAGVSRSTVSYALSGKRPVSDETRRKIQEVIDELGYRPNASARALANGRTSTIGLVFPPAGNHYTGMQLDFIGSVVEAAAAHDYDVLLSPSGVDSDRSFQRLLGERRVDGAILMEIRLEDDRVDHLAALDFPSVAIGRTAHPEGGWWVGLDHTALAAACVHHLADLGHRRVAFVNRPEQLLRAGYESAHRGLDGFTKAAAERGLTVRTYCCGDDAASGQACLERILHDDPATTALVTLNEAALGGLYRGLAQAGRHVPRDFSVTGVVAGRWAETVTPQLTAADVPAEEMGRRAVDLLIERLDHPDAPPRHHLLAPPISLRASTGPAGSASPA; encoded by the coding sequence GTGAACATCGGTGAGATCGCCCGGCGGGCCGGTGTCTCGCGGAGCACCGTGTCCTACGCGCTGAGCGGCAAGCGTCCGGTGTCGGACGAGACACGCCGGAAGATCCAGGAGGTCATCGACGAGCTGGGCTACCGGCCCAACGCCAGCGCACGCGCTCTGGCCAACGGCCGGACCAGCACGATCGGCCTGGTCTTCCCGCCGGCCGGGAACCACTACACCGGCATGCAGCTGGACTTCATCGGCAGTGTCGTCGAGGCCGCCGCGGCCCACGACTACGACGTGCTGCTGTCGCCGAGCGGCGTGGACAGCGACCGCTCCTTCCAGCGGCTGCTGGGGGAACGGCGGGTCGACGGCGCGATCCTGATGGAGATCAGACTGGAGGACGACCGGGTCGATCACCTGGCCGCCCTGGACTTCCCCTCCGTGGCCATCGGCCGCACCGCGCATCCGGAGGGCGGCTGGTGGGTCGGCCTGGACCACACCGCGCTGGCGGCCGCTTGCGTCCACCACCTCGCGGACCTCGGCCATCGCCGGGTCGCCTTCGTCAACCGGCCGGAGCAGCTCCTGCGGGCGGGGTACGAGTCCGCGCACCGGGGACTGGACGGGTTCACCAAGGCCGCGGCCGAGCGCGGGCTGACGGTGCGCACGTACTGCTGCGGGGACGACGCCGCGTCCGGCCAGGCGTGCCTGGAGCGGATCCTGCACGACGATCCGGCGACCACGGCCCTGGTCACGCTGAACGAGGCTGCGCTGGGCGGCCTGTACCGAGGGCTCGCCCAGGCAGGGCGCCATGTGCCGCGTGACTTCTCCGTCACCGGAGTCGTGGCCGGCCGGTGGGCGGAGACGGTGACCCCGCAGCTCACCGCGGCCGACGTACCCGCCGAGGAGATGGGCCGCCGCGCCGTCGACCTGCTCATCGAACGGCTCGACCATCCCGACGCGCCGCCTCGGCACCACCTTCTCGCACCGCCCATCTCGCTGCGGGCGAGCACCGGGCCCGCCGGCTCTGCGTCCCCCGCCTGA
- a CDS encoding Lrp/AsnC family transcriptional regulator: protein MQPHGRVDSRRERGLELARRRPRHPARTAGRPASADVSPPFDGAGELSRSDRLLVNALAGDGRCTFDELARVAGVSGATARRRLGALRRAGRVRVRAVIEPVLLGLPVEAVLWVRAVPSEVDAVTAALAGSPHVRYVSFVTGERQLLVLTAFPDEAALHDFVTRSSWLREAVSVDVSMVLGALRRGGMLAPWLRD, encoded by the coding sequence GTGCAGCCGCACGGCCGCGTCGACTCGCGACGAGAGCGCGGGCTCGAACTCGCGCGCCGCCGCCCCCGCCACCCGGCGCGGACGGCTGGCCGTCCCGCGTCGGCGGACGTGTCGCCCCCGTTCGACGGTGCCGGTGAACTCTCCCGGTCCGACCGGCTGCTGGTGAACGCCCTGGCCGGGGACGGGCGGTGCACGTTCGACGAACTGGCCCGGGTGGCCGGAGTGTCCGGGGCCACCGCCCGGCGCCGGCTGGGTGCCCTGCGCAGGGCCGGGCGGGTCCGCGTCCGAGCTGTGATCGAACCGGTGCTGCTCGGACTGCCGGTGGAGGCGGTGCTGTGGGTGCGGGCCGTGCCGTCGGAGGTCGATGCGGTGACGGCGGCGCTCGCCGGGTCCCCGCACGTCCGCTACGTCAGCTTCGTCACCGGCGAACGCCAGCTGCTGGTTCTGACCGCCTTTCCCGACGAGGCGGCGCTCCACGACTTCGTCACGCGTTCCTCGTGGTTGCGCGAGGCGGTGTCGGTGGACGTGTCGATGGTCCTCGGCGCGCTGAGGCGGGGCGGGATGCTCGCGCCGTGGCTGCGTGACTGA
- a CDS encoding LacI family DNA-binding transcriptional regulator: MAGVSQKTVSRVLSGEPYVSDEVHRRVLEAAGELGYRLNSAARALASGRTRSIGVVTLGTALYGPASLLIGVERAARDAGYALRMVNTLEGDPGGVVGAVESLLEQGVDGIVVSEPIDEGAVALSVDVPVLVLGAPATFGGTRTVATGVGAEFLARTATEHLLDLGHTTVHHLAGPERWFAARDRMEGWRSALTARGRERPAVPVGDWSAASGYEAGRALAADGDVTAVFAANDDMASGPAAAPALPTPYRWRTLVVWVRKRALRSSPPSSGPCGCWRR; this comes from the coding sequence CTGGCCGGCGTCTCGCAGAAGACGGTTTCGAGGGTGCTCAGCGGGGAGCCGTACGTCTCCGACGAGGTGCACCGCCGGGTGCTGGAGGCGGCCGGGGAACTCGGCTACCGGCTGAACAGCGCGGCCAGGGCACTGGCCTCCGGGCGGACCCGCTCCATCGGCGTCGTCACGCTCGGCACCGCCCTCTACGGGCCCGCGTCGCTCCTGATCGGCGTCGAGCGGGCCGCGCGGGACGCGGGATACGCACTCCGGATGGTCAACACGCTCGAAGGCGATCCGGGCGGCGTCGTCGGCGCCGTGGAGTCGCTGCTGGAGCAGGGCGTGGACGGCATCGTCGTCTCCGAGCCCATCGACGAGGGAGCGGTCGCCCTCAGCGTCGACGTGCCGGTCCTCGTCCTCGGCGCGCCGGCGACGTTCGGCGGCACCCGGACCGTCGCCACCGGCGTCGGCGCCGAATTCCTCGCGCGCACGGCCACCGAACACCTGCTGGACCTCGGCCACACCACGGTCCACCACCTCGCGGGCCCCGAACGGTGGTTCGCCGCCCGGGACCGCATGGAGGGCTGGCGCAGTGCCCTCACCGCGCGGGGCAGGGAGCGGCCGGCCGTACCCGTCGGCGACTGGTCGGCCGCGTCGGGCTACGAGGCGGGCCGCGCCCTCGCCGCCGACGGTGACGTCACCGCCGTGTTCGCCGCCAACGACGACATGGCATCGGGCCCGGCAGCCGCCCCGGCCTTGCCCACGCCGTACCGCTGGCGCACGCTGGTCGTATGGGTGCGCAAGAGGGCCCTACGCTCATCACCTCCGTCCAGCGGGCCATGCGGCTGCTGGAGGCGGTGA
- a CDS encoding sugar ABC transporter substrate-binding protein, whose product MHSSSRRLLATVALSTVVAVVGTACSSGAGSTDAKDADSGTYTIWDPYPQFAKGSAWTKLLDKCGTQAGVKVKRTGFDTSDLANKTLLAAQQGNSPDVLIVDNPVVSTLAEAGVLTTTDDNKLATSKVDPNLLAAGQSGGKTYGTPIGANTLALYYNKKVLKEAGVDIASVKDWKSLTAALEKVKKAGKKGITFSAIGTEEGSFQFLPWFWGSGAQLTKVDSDEAVSALSLWQDWLKQGYAPNSVINNTQTTSWQEFAGGDYAFAENGTWQLANAEKAGFEYGVLPIPGADGGNAAAPTGGEFVTLPVQDDTGRYTTSQKLAACLTSTQNLYDTDTTLSYVAPTAEVQNKQVAANPALKAWVDAVKSAKGRTSGDLGTKYPKISEQLWKAVQSALSGAKSPKDALTSAQSAVK is encoded by the coding sequence ATGCACAGCTCCTCCAGACGGCTCCTCGCCACCGTGGCCCTGTCGACCGTCGTCGCCGTCGTCGGCACCGCCTGTTCCTCCGGAGCGGGCAGCACCGACGCCAAGGACGCCGACAGCGGCACCTACACGATCTGGGACCCGTACCCGCAGTTCGCCAAGGGCTCGGCCTGGACGAAGCTGCTGGACAAGTGCGGCACCCAGGCCGGTGTGAAGGTCAAGCGGACCGGCTTCGACACCAGCGACCTGGCCAACAAGACGCTGCTGGCGGCCCAGCAGGGCAACTCCCCGGACGTGCTCATCGTCGACAACCCCGTGGTCTCGACCCTGGCCGAGGCGGGCGTGCTCACCACGACCGACGACAACAAGCTCGCCACCTCCAAGGTCGACCCGAACCTGCTCGCGGCCGGCCAGTCGGGCGGCAAGACGTACGGCACGCCGATCGGCGCCAACACCCTCGCCCTCTACTACAACAAGAAGGTGCTGAAGGAGGCCGGGGTGGACATCGCCTCGGTCAAGGACTGGAAGTCGCTGACGGCGGCGCTGGAGAAGGTGAAGAAGGCCGGCAAGAAGGGCATCACGTTCTCGGCGATCGGCACCGAGGAGGGCAGCTTCCAGTTCCTGCCCTGGTTCTGGGGATCGGGCGCGCAGCTCACCAAGGTCGACTCGGACGAGGCCGTCTCCGCACTGTCGCTGTGGCAGGACTGGCTGAAGCAGGGCTACGCCCCCAACTCGGTCATCAACAACACCCAGACGACCAGCTGGCAGGAGTTCGCCGGCGGCGACTACGCCTTCGCCGAGAACGGCACCTGGCAGCTCGCAAACGCCGAGAAGGCCGGCTTCGAGTACGGCGTCCTGCCGATCCCGGGCGCCGACGGGGGCAACGCGGCGGCCCCGACCGGCGGCGAGTTCGTCACCCTCCCGGTCCAGGACGACACCGGCCGCTACACCACCTCGCAGAAGCTGGCGGCCTGCCTGACCAGCACCCAGAACCTGTACGACACCGACACCACCTTGTCCTACGTGGCCCCCACCGCCGAGGTCCAGAACAAGCAGGTGGCGGCGAACCCCGCGCTGAAGGCCTGGGTCGACGCGGTCAAGTCGGCCAAGGGACGCACCAGCGGCGACCTCGGCACCAAGTACCCCAAGATCTCGGAGCAGTTGTGGAAGGCGGTCCAGTCCGCCCTCAGCGGGGCGAAGTCCCCGAAGGACGCTCTCACTTCGGCGCAGTCCGCAGTCAAGTGA